The Esox lucius isolate fEsoLuc1 chromosome 20, fEsoLuc1.pri, whole genome shotgun sequence region ATCAACCAATTGAGCTGAATTCACTGAAAAAAATGTTTCTACTGAAGCCTGTCCGTGTGAGAGCAGAAGGACACCTGTTGTCAAAAGAAAGAACTGAAACAAAATGATAAAACATAGAACACCAGTTGATCCAGTTTTgtctttctgcagctgctggaattttttttcttccttataccagaagttgatgttttatacaacactctgcaaaaacagagcatcgaagcatctgggattagcagtgctctcacccatttcaaggagaatatccagaatatgcagaagcaaactgatgaatgggctgccaccgttcacgatggaacagacgagccaggccaacacaaccaacacagcgccggtgatgaaggaggcatgcgacacagtcatctcccaggtggagcagaggttttcacaaagtgaccaccagattgctgccaagctggttgacagcttgctcttcccacaatttgtcctgtcattccctacatttgagcttgactgtgcggggaaactatggcctctaggaaacaaggaaaagttgaagtctgagctgaccactgtaccgccacactgagcttcacattggtaagacagccctgtctctgttaagatccatccatgagaacacacatgcaacacacatgcacccggccatccccgtgatgtaaaaggaaacgtgattcatcagtgGACAGGGTCTGCATGGGCACCcagactggtctgcggctacacagcctcGTACGCAACAAAccgtgatgcactgtgtgttctgacacctttctatcagtaccagcatgaacttttttagcaatttgagatacagtagataggaccacatgggccagccttcactccccacgtgcatcagtgagccttggccgcccatggccctgtcgccggttcaccgcttttccttccttggaccacttttcataggtactgaccactgctgaATGGAAACActccacaagggctgtagttttggagatgctctgacccagtggTCTAGCCCTCACAATTTGgaccttgtcaaagtcactcagatccttacacttgcccatttttcctgcttctaacacagctactttgaggacagaatgttaacttgctgcctaatatattccacccactgacaggtgccatgataacaagattatcagtgttattcacttcacctgtctgtggtcataatgttgtggctgatcagtttatattgttgctttattttattaatattttctgtttagctatatttttgcttatatccCCAATACAAGTTCATGAACATTAACTTTAGTTTCCCAGGGAGTGTACATGATGCATGGGTGTCTGGAAACTCCAGCATCTTCAGGCAAGGCCAAGAGGGTAACCTGTGCCCCAGATCcagagagaggtgggaggaaGGTCTTCACCAGTGGTGATCCTGGGTGACAGTGCATACCCTTTGTTACCTTGGCTTATGAAGCCCCTTCCTGACAATGGGCAGCCCAACATTAATAAGAAGAAGTTCAATAAAGGCTTAAGCCGGGCAAGGATGGTTGTAGAAAGTGCCTTTGGGAGACTGAAGGGTAGATGGCGCAGCCTCTTGAAGAGGAATGACACTACCATTGCCAAGCTCCCTAACATTATGGGAGCATTGTCTGCTGTGTGCTACACAACTTGTGTGAGTCATCAGGAGAGGCCTTTGATGAACAGCTGCTCATTGGTGTTGATCTTGCTGTGGGTAAAGCAGCTCATCTGGAAGAACCCATCAGGGATACATCAGTCATCAGAGATGCCTTTGTCCAGCACTTTGCTGCACTCAGGTGAAGATACACAAACACCACAATTTGCGCTATGAAGAAATGCAATATGAAAGTTATGTACAAAATTAAATTATGAATGAGATACTCAAggtccatcctgaacaaatcctcttttgccactggccgttttaacagctaatgacatagatacagtatctatcaatataggtgacgataactagtgatggccattcgaggcttcataagcgttattttagcagcaggataatATGCTGTCAGCACTCAGATTatttttatcacaataaaagccataaatgaaatgtataaggcaatatagttaacaatctagtctgtgaaaaagaacagacaagaataacattggaacggacattaaacataaaatgtatagacaagattgttaactatagtaacttatatagttcaatgatggcttttattttgaaaaagaaaatctgagttagcactgctagcataatatcctgctgctagaacaacggtaatgaagcctcgaatggccttcactaacgataactaacttttttgCAAGTagaaagacgagagaatcgtgaagccagcgaattgtttgtctatcctgaacaaatccaaataTGCAACATAACCGTTTTATTTTgtgcttcctattacgtagctacataaaaTTGTAACTATCGAATTTGTTCTGTCCtcaacctcaggcataatgtgtttagaCTGTTACGGGAGGCAAAAGCGTGACCTGTTGTTCCAGAGCCTGCGTCCCTAatcactatgctatttaacaaggggtggtcagttactcactcagtcactcactaactcagtaagagacattcgctcttagACGGCTCCGCTTAAGCGGCCCAGCAAATATAATTACTAGGCAAAAaaagatatactgtatgtactgtataaagTACTCCTTATGGAGGTCACTATATacgtatgtgtgtatatgtatttatagatgtgtttgtgtgtttttaatccctctttctctttcactctctccatctctcattaTTCTATcaatattctctccatttccagCAGACAGGATCAGTTTGGACAAACATGTTAAGGGGTACCTAGGTAATGATGTCAAACTGGGCTGTAAATTGCTCAATGGCAAACTCACTCAGTTCCAGTGGCTTTTGGTGAAACCAGAAAATACGGTTACGTTATTAGTTCATAACCCTGATCATGGGCTTTCCATTCATGAGACACCCCTAAAAGGAAGGTTGGAGTCAGCTGGTACTGCCCTGGATGCCTCCATCACTATAAAAGACGTGCAGATGAATGATACTGGGACATACACCTGTGAAGTGTCATCCTTCCCCGATGGATATTTTAGAGGAAACGTCACCCTTACTGTACTGGGTGAGTCTGGATCTCTGGAAAGAAAGGAGACAAATCCTTTTTCAAATACACTGCTCTAAAAAATAAGACGttatgaaattcatgcaagttggaacagcctgtgatttcaagtGTTTGCTTAGATTTTCGgtatgagtttgaatccagccctcaatcggttggtgattttgatttccattgactgttgtaacgtcattttgttctcaaagaattacacaatgtacagtaaagattttgatctttaatatatttccttcatcgccACCGGATGTGTAatttaggtgttcccttaatttgtcACGCAGTGttgattaaaataatgtttgattTGGAGTTTCCTTTAGTTTTATTTCTTGTCAGAGATCAATGAGAtgataatgttttgtttcacaGATCACCCTCGTCCTCTTTCTTCTGGTGAGGTTGTTGGGATTGTGACTGCAGTCCTTCTGTTTGTGCTCACCTTGACAGTAGTAGCTTATATCATCATTGTCAGGAAGAGGTCTGTACACTGCATCTACCAAAAATGAATATtatatagatatttttttatatagcaaCGGTTAGAGACAGGTCTTTTTGGGCCCCAGAGTGGGTGAGGTGGGGATAAGGGAAAAACCTTGACAAATTGCTATTATGGGGAGACCGTTACgttagtcagccagccagtggtggtttgggaggaatggatGTAGCTTCTTCTTTGTTTTCAGCCTCGTATCTCAGAttaaagcaaaataaaacagacactGGTAAGAGGATGATTGGAAACATGGTATTCTTATGATCACATAGTCTTGATAAACTTGGATTGATAaacatggattagcaaacacaatgtgtcatTATTACATGGGACTGATGATGGGTCTCTGTACACCTACATAGATCTCccataaaaacaacaatatatgCCATTTCTAGCAACAATAGTCATTTAGAACATTATGTTTACAATGAATTTCTgaccaatttgatgttattttaatggacagaaaaaatagattttctttcaaaaacaaggacatttctaagtgactgcAAACCTTTgaaaaaaggtaaataaatatAGATTAATCACCACACAAAAAGATGGTAGCCTACTACACAACATAGTATAAAGTGGATAGTAAGTTGATTGGACCAAATGTCTTTGGTTGCTACAGTATGTTAGGTTGTCACTGCTATAGGATATAGCATGCTGTTTATGTTCAAATGATGCTGGAATAGTGGaggccattttttttttttctaacaaaTTTGAAGGGATTTCATTCAACTACTGTGTGATTATTGTCTTCTAGTCTCATCCATACAATCGCTGATATCAGTAGCTGGATAATTGTTTATAGATgttataacatgttattttttttgtcttggctACTCTCTATCAATGATTTTATCCATCCACCATCATCGAAGTAGAATACTAGCACAAGTAAAAATCTGTGGATTTTAGACAGTTGGTTTGAATGCAAATAGTTGTTGCTAGAATACTCCTAGTTACCACATGGAGAATACATCATACAAGTTGCTCTCATAAAATAATCCAAACTAGGCCTAAAGAGTGCAATAATATACCAGTAATAATATACCAGTAAATATATTTCT contains the following coding sequences:
- the LOC105029787 gene encoding nectin-3-like protein isoform X1 translates to MWATHFSHFCGNITMEICRLSTIVLLAIIATAILSADRISLDKHVKGYLGNDVKLGCKLLNGKLTQFQWLLVKPENTVTLLVHNPDHGLSIHETPLKGRLESAGTALDASITIKDVQMNDTGTYTCEVSSFPDGYFRGNVTLTVLDHPRPLSSGEVVGIVTAVLLFVLTLTVVAYIIIVRKREAFCNSRVGARGLVVNAERTERAVDLVYSDIASFRIAKNIDPKPSTDHQKHAEVNPDVDVIYAGVAVGKQHHVREDIIYHKVVKKDEDDDNDWIV
- the LOC105029787 gene encoding nectin-3-like protein isoform X2, which translates into the protein MWATHFSHFCGNITMEICRLSTIVLLAIIATAILSDRISLDKHVKGYLGNDVKLGCKLLNGKLTQFQWLLVKPENTVTLLVHNPDHGLSIHETPLKGRLESAGTALDASITIKDVQMNDTGTYTCEVSSFPDGYFRGNVTLTVLDHPRPLSSGEVVGIVTAVLLFVLTLTVVAYIIIVRKREAFCNSRVGARGLVVNAERTERAVDLVYSDIASFRIAKNIDPKPSTDHQKHAEVNPDVDVIYAGVAVGKQHHVREDIIYHKVVKKDEDDDNDWIV
- the LOC105029787 gene encoding nectin-3-like protein isoform X3, coding for MWATHFSHFCGNITMEICRLSTIVLLAIIATAILSADRISLDKHVKGYLGNDVKLGCKLLNGKLTQFQWLLVKPENTVTLLVHNPDHGLSIHETPLKGRLESAGTALDASITIKDVQMNDTGTYTCEVSSFPDGYFRGNVTLTVLDHPRPLSSGRLFATRGLVQGAWWSMQRGQKEQWTLFILTLPASGLPRTLTPSHLQITRSMQKSTQMWMSSTQAWQWVNNIM